One Verrucomicrobiota bacterium DNA segment encodes these proteins:
- a CDS encoding uracil-DNA glycosylase: MSSNFKQVTLEYIKQLQVLGLKEVEVESDLINRLVDFGKSGHVSHQTTSALSTFSKSGAYETDRICLSQRVEEQKNSLASSEMVGIERSIDETSNKVEELAALQQTASVCQKCQHLASSRTQVVFGVGNPHADIMFVGEAPGADEDLKGEPFVGAAGQLLTKMIAAMGLTREKVYIANVLKCRPDMPQGAPGNRKPTLSEMTTCRPYLAAQISIIEPKVLVALGSTAIEGLMGEKMSITRTRGMWHDFQGIPLMPTYHPAFLLYQRDLALKRQVWEDLLEVMERVDMAISEKQRGFFLKQLRS, encoded by the coding sequence TCAAATTTCAAACAAGTCACACTCGAGTATATCAAGCAGCTTCAAGTATTAGGGTTAAAAGAAGTTGAGGTTGAAAGTGATCTTATCAATAGGCTAGTAGATTTTGGTAAGTCTGGTCATGTGTCTCATCAAACCACTTCAGCGCTGAGCACTTTTTCTAAGTCCGGTGCTTATGAAACGGACAGGATTTGTTTATCCCAGAGAGTAGAAGAGCAGAAGAATTCTCTGGCTTCAAGTGAAATGGTGGGAATAGAGAGGTCTATTGATGAGACATCAAATAAAGTTGAGGAATTGGCTGCTCTACAGCAAACCGCTTCGGTTTGCCAGAAGTGTCAACACTTAGCGAGCAGTCGCACACAAGTGGTATTTGGTGTTGGAAATCCTCATGCCGACATCATGTTTGTAGGCGAAGCTCCTGGTGCGGATGAGGATCTCAAGGGAGAGCCTTTTGTGGGTGCTGCGGGCCAGCTTTTAACCAAGATGATTGCTGCTATGGGTTTGACGAGGGAGAAAGTTTATATAGCCAATGTGCTTAAGTGTCGGCCAGACATGCCCCAAGGCGCTCCGGGTAATCGCAAACCTACTTTGAGTGAAATGACAACTTGTCGTCCTTATCTAGCAGCCCAAATCAGTATTATAGAACCAAAAGTCTTGGTAGCACTAGGTTCTACGGCTATTGAAGGGCTGATGGGAGAAAAAATGTCAATTACAAGGACAAGGGGAATGTGGCATGATTTTCAAGGAATACCGCTCATGCCAACGTATCATCCAGCTTTTTTACTCTATCAAAGGGATCTTGCTTTAAAACGTCAAGTTTGGGAGGATCTGCTTGAGGTAATGGAGCGAGTGGATATGGCCATCTCCGAAAAGCAGAGAGGTTTCTTCTTAAAGCAGTTAAGAAGCTAG
- a CDS encoding nucleotidyltransferase family protein — protein MKALILAAGKGTRMRELTKSVPKPMIEVWGKPILQHIIEGLRDKTAIRDFFIITGFQAEIIEAYFGSGSSFNVCMHYGRQEVVNGTGKAPEVAKEWIGDSPFILVYGDILVDQTDYANILEVFTHDGVITVRKGENLKSGGAAVFNNDFFLKDLVEKAKPGTVSTPWYNAGIYAFKPALFKYTATLEKSPRGEYELTDAIRSMAQDGLKIKGLELKGHWADVRDPEVLAQLNASNAMPKVNETK, from the coding sequence ATGAAAGCACTAATTCTAGCGGCTGGCAAGGGTACACGTATGCGTGAGCTCACAAAATCAGTTCCTAAGCCTATGATTGAGGTGTGGGGGAAACCTATTTTGCAACATATCATAGAAGGCTTGCGGGATAAAACAGCTATCCGAGACTTCTTTATTATTACAGGCTTCCAAGCAGAGATCATTGAAGCGTATTTCGGTAGTGGGTCTTCTTTCAATGTCTGCATGCATTATGGAAGGCAGGAGGTTGTAAATGGAACTGGCAAAGCACCTGAGGTGGCTAAAGAGTGGATTGGTGATTCTCCTTTTATACTTGTCTATGGAGATATCTTAGTCGATCAAACAGACTACGCTAATATACTAGAAGTTTTCACTCATGATGGTGTGATTACCGTTCGGAAAGGTGAAAACTTAAAATCAGGAGGAGCAGCCGTGTTTAACAACGATTTCTTTCTGAAAGATCTGGTTGAAAAAGCAAAGCCTGGAACAGTCTCTACTCCTTGGTATAATGCTGGTATCTATGCGTTTAAGCCAGCATTATTCAAATACACTGCTACATTAGAGAAATCGCCTCGTGGCGAATACGAACTTACTGATGCCATAAGATCCATGGCTCAGGATGGACTTAAAATTAAAGGCCTCGAACTTAAAGGCCATTGGGCAGATGTGAGAGATCCTGAAGTTTTAGCACAACTCAATGCCTCAAATGCTATGCCAAAGGTAAACGAAACCAAATAG
- the cutA gene encoding divalent-cation tolerance protein CutA, which translates to MMESRGLVQLGLSTAPTLEIARQLASQLLKDKLVACISIIPGVESHYIWKGNQELENEVLLLIKLKKELVDKFKERFRLLHPYDCPELLFFDAENGLEAYLKWINEGSNLP; encoded by the coding sequence ATGATGGAATCCAGGGGGTTAGTTCAGCTAGGGCTATCTACTGCGCCAACACTAGAGATAGCCAGGCAGTTAGCTAGTCAGTTATTAAAGGATAAGCTAGTAGCTTGTATTTCAATTATACCAGGGGTGGAATCACACTACATTTGGAAAGGAAACCAAGAGCTGGAAAATGAAGTCTTATTGCTTATAAAACTTAAGAAGGAATTAGTGGATAAATTCAAGGAAAGATTTAGGCTATTGCACCCTTACGATTGCCCTGAATTGCTCTTTTTTGATGCTGAGAATGGCCTAGAAGCTTATTTAAAATGGATAAATGAAGGCTCCAATCTGCCATAA
- a CDS encoding ATP-binding protein — MALGEVPTGFIAKGKFGLAQVTRNLEAIAHRLKDLERNAEAENFSLRAIVSSMVEGVMVVDTTGRILMANEALKEMFHFKAEVVGRTVIEVLRHPIILKAIDETNQKERGHLQEIELSDLVDEERMGRIFEMNSAPLHDTHGKLSGVVVVFHDISRIQQLEQVRQEFVTNVSHELRTPLSIFRGYLETLLETPDLQAKDSSRVLHALNRHSNRLTALVNDLLTLARLESGRPELSMVTLNIEQFFVRLKEDWDMLFSRKKCELVLDIGKGVESIEGDPLKLEQVVYNLLENALEYSAENEKIILGAKFNSEKRSIDCFVMDHGIGIPREKLIHIFERFYRVDKARSRDLGGTGLGLSIVKHVINLHKGEVWAESKLGKGTTIWFRLPLA, encoded by the coding sequence ATGGCACTAGGAGAAGTGCCAACTGGTTTTATTGCAAAAGGGAAGTTCGGTTTAGCTCAAGTTACACGTAATCTTGAGGCCATTGCGCATCGTTTAAAAGATCTTGAGCGAAATGCTGAGGCAGAAAATTTTAGCTTGAGAGCAATTGTATCAAGCATGGTCGAAGGGGTGATGGTAGTAGATACAACAGGCCGAATTTTGATGGCAAATGAAGCCCTTAAAGAGATGTTTCATTTCAAAGCAGAAGTGGTAGGACGGACAGTTATTGAAGTTTTAAGACATCCTATCATTTTAAAAGCCATAGATGAAACAAATCAGAAAGAGCGCGGACATTTGCAGGAAATTGAGCTTTCAGATTTGGTTGATGAGGAGCGAATGGGCAGAATATTTGAGATGAATTCTGCTCCTTTACATGACACCCATGGTAAGTTATCTGGAGTTGTCGTGGTTTTTCATGATATATCCCGTATCCAACAACTAGAGCAAGTAAGACAAGAGTTTGTTACAAACGTTTCCCATGAGCTGAGAACACCGCTTTCAATTTTTAGAGGATACCTGGAAACATTATTGGAAACGCCTGATTTGCAAGCAAAAGATAGCAGTCGAGTTCTTCATGCCCTAAACCGGCACTCTAACCGACTTACTGCGCTGGTGAACGATCTTCTTACCTTGGCAAGGCTGGAATCAGGTCGCCCTGAACTTTCTATGGTGACGTTGAATATTGAGCAATTTTTTGTGAGGCTTAAGGAAGATTGGGATATGCTTTTTTCTAGGAAGAAATGTGAATTAGTTCTCGATATTGGTAAGGGGGTAGAATCTATAGAGGGAGACCCTCTTAAGCTTGAGCAAGTAGTCTATAACTTATTAGAGAATGCATTAGAGTATTCAGCTGAGAATGAAAAAATAATTCTCGGAGCAAAGTTTAACTCAGAAAAACGGTCTATTGATTGCTTTGTGATGGATCATGGAATTGGTATTCCAAGAGAAAAGCTCATACATATTTTTGAGCGTTTCTATCGAGTAGATAAAGCCAGATCACGTGATTTGGGTGGTACGGGATTGGGTCTATCTATTGTAAAGCATGTCATCAATTTACATAAAGGTGAGGTTTGGGCAGAGAGTAAGCTTGGTAAAGGAACAACTATTTGGTTTCGTTTACCTTTGGCATAG
- a CDS encoding winged helix-turn-helix domain-containing protein codes for MSSKILVIEDEPDVLDLVAMNLKASGYIPIAAENGQIGLAKARSEMPALILLDLMLPQVPGLEVCKALKKETLTSQIPIIMLTAKSEEVDRIVGLELGVDDYVSKPFSPRELILRIKSVLRRSKGPVEAAERVKIGELILDHAKHEVTVQGEMLCLTATEFKLLAILMERRGRVQSRDRLLNDVWGYESVIDTRTVDTHIRRLREKLGVASDYIETVRGVGYRISESMLMAI; via the coding sequence ATGAGTTCTAAAATCCTTGTAATAGAAGATGAACCAGATGTTCTAGATTTAGTGGCCATGAACTTAAAAGCTTCTGGTTATATCCCGATTGCAGCAGAAAATGGTCAAATCGGTTTAGCTAAAGCTAGGTCTGAAATGCCTGCACTGATCTTATTAGATTTGATGCTTCCGCAAGTTCCTGGCTTAGAGGTCTGCAAGGCTCTGAAGAAGGAAACACTTACCTCTCAAATCCCTATTATTATGCTTACTGCAAAGTCTGAGGAGGTTGATCGCATTGTTGGACTTGAGCTAGGTGTGGATGACTATGTGTCTAAACCTTTTAGTCCGCGCGAGCTTATCTTGAGAATAAAATCAGTCTTGCGACGCAGTAAAGGTCCTGTAGAGGCTGCGGAACGTGTCAAGATTGGAGAACTCATATTGGATCATGCGAAGCATGAAGTAACCGTCCAAGGTGAGATGTTATGCCTTACGGCTACCGAGTTCAAACTTCTAGCTATTTTGATGGAAAGACGCGGAAGAGTTCAAAGTAGAGATCGACTATTGAATGATGTTTGGGGATATGAGAGTGTCATAGATACTCGAACCGTCGATACGCATATTCGGCGCTTAAGGGAAAAGCTAGGTGTTGCTTCTGACTACATTGAAACAGTCCGCGGAGTTGGATACCGCATTAGTGAATCAATGCTTATGGCAATCTAA